A genomic region of Xyrauchen texanus isolate HMW12.3.18 chromosome 29, RBS_HiC_50CHRs, whole genome shotgun sequence contains the following coding sequences:
- the il17c gene encoding interleukin-17C — MLLKPEQIMWSPLLFGIIFNFLSETIVEGKHLGCYHECEHGFNKVHQKLLRALRATNKHAPLPPVNHAADTCPDFLSELTRHEPSSLGHNKRSLAPWRIRTVHKPDMLPPTYEEAECLCEGCIINGTEDRTYNSVPVMENRLFLKKVKCPFDQNKYSLEYEYVKVTVACTCVVPKH, encoded by the exons ATGTTGCTAAAACCTGAACAAATCATGTGG tctccaCTGTTGTTTGGAATCATTTTCAATTTCTTGTCGGAGACCATCGTCGAAGGGAAACATTTGGGATGCTACCATGAATGTGAACATGGGTTCAACAAAGTCCATCAAAAGTTGCTTCGCGCCTTGCGTGCAACCAACAAACACGCGCCTCTGCCGCCTGTTAATCATGCAGCAGACACCTGTCCGGATTTCTTGAGCGAGCTGACGCGTCATGAGCCGTCTTCACTGGGGCACAATAAGCGCTCACTTGCCCCCTGGCGGATAAG AACTGTGCATAAGCCAGACATGTTGCCCCCAACATATGAAGAAGcagagtgtttgtgtgaaggATGCATCATTAACGGCACTGAAGACAGGACCTACAACTCTGTGCCTGTGATGGAAAATCGATTATTTCTGAAAAAGGTCAAGTGTCCGTTTGACCAGAACAAATACTCATTAGAGTATGAATATGTGAAAGTAACTGTGGCCTGTACCTGTGTGGTCCCTAAGCATTGA